In Chlorocebus sabaeus isolate Y175 chromosome 19, mChlSab1.0.hap1, whole genome shotgun sequence, a single genomic region encodes these proteins:
- the PHETA2 gene encoding sesquipedalian-2 yields MKLNERSVAHYALSDSPADHTGFLRTWGGPGTPSTPSGTGRRCWFVLKGNLLFSFESREGRAPLSLVVLEGCTVELAEAPVPEEFAFAICFDAPGVRPHLLAAEGPAAQEAWVKALSRASFGYMRLVVRELESQLQDARQSLALQRRSSWKSVAGRCKPQAPNHQSVGLENGHSLSKDSSPVGLVEEGGSRSSGRGLAEWELQGPASLLLGRGQSPVSPETSCFSTLHDWYGQEIMELRQCWQQRAQRSQPKCEEQDKP; encoded by the coding sequence ATGAAGCTGAACGAGAGGAGTGTAGCCCACTATGCACTCAGCGACTCCCCAGCAGACCACACGGGCTTCCTGCGCACCTGGGGGGGCCCAGGGACCCCATCGACCCCTAGTGGCACTGGCCGAAGATGCTGGTTTGTCCTCAAGGGCAACCTGCTGTTCTCCTTTGAGAGTCGTGAGGGCCGGGCCCCGCTGAGCCTGGTGGTGCTGGAAGGCTGCACAGTGGAGCTGGCTGAGGCTCCTGTGCCTGAGGAGTTTGCCTTTGCCATCTGCTTTGATGCTCCTGGAGTGCGCCCACACCTGCTGGCTGCAGAAGGGCCGGCGGCCCAGGAGGCCTGGGTGAAGGCGCTGTCTCGGGCAAGCTTTGGCTACATGCGCCTGGTGGTACGTGAGTTGGAGAGCCAGTTGCAGGACGCACGCCAGAGCCTGGCTTTGCAACGCCGCTCATCCTGGAAGTCTGTTGCCGGCCGCTGTAAGCCCCAGGCTCCTAACCACCAATCTGTGGGCCTGGAGAATGGCCACTCCCTCTCCAAGGACAGCAGCCCCGTGGGCTTGGTTGAAGAAGGGGGCAGCAGGTCTTCAGGGCGGGGGTTGGCTGAGTGGGAGCTGCAGGGCCCTGCCAGCCTCCTCCTAGGCAGGGGGCAGAGCCCTGTGTCCCCTGAGACCTCCTGCTTCTCTACCCTCCATGACTGGTATGGCCAGGAGATCATGGAGCTGCGGCAGTGTTGGCAGCAGCGGGCCCAGAGGAGCCAGCCAAAATGTGAGGAACAGGATAAGCCCTAA
- the NAGA gene encoding alpha-N-acetylgalactosaminidase: MLLKTVLLLGHVAQVLMLDNGLLQTPPMGWLAWERFRCNINCDEDPKNCISERLFMEMADRMAQDGWRDMGYTYLNIDDCWIGGRDASGRLMPDPKRFPHGIPFLADYVHSLGLKLGIYADMGNFTCMGYPGTTLDKVVQDAQTFAEWKVDMLKLDGCFSTAEERAQGYPKMAAALNATGRPIAFSCSWPAYEGGLPPKVNYSLLADICNLWRNYADIQDSWQSVLYILNWFVKHQDILQPVAGPGHWNDPDMLLIGNFGLSLEQSRAQMALWTVLAAPLLMSTDLRTISAQNMDILQNPLMIKINQDPLGIQGRRIHKEKSLIEVYMRPLSNKASALVFFSCRTDMPYHYHSSLGQLNFTGSVTYEAQDVYSGDIISGLRVETNFTVIINPSGVVMWYLYPIKNLEMSQQ, encoded by the exons ATGCTGTTGAAGACAG TGCTCTTGCTGGGGCATGTGGCCCAGGTGCTGATGCTGGACAATGGGCTCCTGCAGACACCACCCATGGGCTGGCTGGCCTGGGAACGCTTCCGCTGCAACATTAACTGTGATGAGGACCCAAAGAACTGCATCAG TGAAAGGCTCTTCATGGAGATGGCTGACCGGATGGCACAGGATGGATGGCGGGACATGGGCTACACATACCTCAACATTGATGACTGCTGGATCGGTGGGCGCGATGCCAGTGGCCGCCTGATGCCAGATCCCAAGCGCTTCCCTCATGGCATTCCCTTCCTGGCTGACTAT GTTCACTCCCTGGGCCTGAAGTTGGGCATCTACGCCGACATGGGCAACTTCACCTGCATGGGTTACCCAGGCACCACACTGGACAAGGTGGTCCAGGATGCTCAGACCTTCGCCGAGTGGAAGGTAGACATGCTCAAGCTGGATGGCTGCTTCTCTACCGCCGAGGAGCGGGCCCAAG GGTACCCCAAGATGGCTGCTGCCCTGAATGCCACAGGCCGCCCCATCGCCTTCTCCTGCAGCTGGCCAGCCTACGAAGGTGGCCTCCCGCCAAAA GTGAACTACAGTCTGCTGGCGGACATCTGCAACCTCTGGCGTAACTATGCTGACATCCAGGACTCCTGGCAGAGCGTGCTCTACATCCTGAATTGGTTCGTGAAGCATCAGGACATACTGCAGCCAGTGGCCGGCCCTGGGCACTGGAATGACCCCGACATG CTGCTCATTGGGAACTTTGGTCTCAGCTTAGAGCAATCCCGGGCCCAGATGGCCCTGTGGACGGTGCTGGCAGCCCCCCTCTTGATGTCCACAGACCTACGTACCATCTCCGCCCAGAACATGGACATTCTGCAGAATCCACTCATGATCAAAATCAACCAGGATCCCTTAGGCATCCAGGGACGCAGGATTCACAAG GAAAAATCTCTTATCGAAGTGTACATGCGGCCTCTGTCCAACAAGGCCAGTGCCTTAGTCTTCTTCAGCTGCAGGACCGATATGCCTTATCACTACCACTCCTCCCTTGGCCAGCTGAACTTCACCGGGTCTGTGACATACGAG GCCCAGGACGTCTACTCAGGTGACATCATCAGTGGCCTCCGAGTTGAAACCAACTTCACAGTGATCATCAACCCTTCGGGGGTAGTGATGTGGTACCTGTATCCCATCAAGAACCTGGAGATGTCCCAGCAGTGA